A section of the Telopea speciosissima isolate NSW1024214 ecotype Mountain lineage chromosome 3, Tspe_v1, whole genome shotgun sequence genome encodes:
- the LOC122656632 gene encoding amino acid transporter AVT6C-like, translating to MRDPKMKKQEKIEADIHESLLPELRPPLESKSTDTDGGASVSGAVFNVSTSIIGAGIMSIPATLKVLGVVPAFAMIVIIAILSEVSVDFLLKYTNAGNSTTYAGVMREAFGRIGSLALQICVMLTNMGSLIIFLIIIGDVLSGSQSEGSIHLGVLQEWFGFHWWNTRAFALLFTTLFVFLPLVLLRRVESLRFTSAISVLLAVVFVGISSVMAILALCEGKTQSPRLLPDLAHQASFFELFTAAPVIVTAFTFHFNVHPIAVELQNPSKMVSAARISIVLCATIYLTVGFFGYLLFGDSTMPDILSNFDRNSDSPIGSILNDTVRLSYALHLMLVFPLVNFSLRANIHELLFTKSPQSTSADTTRFVFLTSFLLVFIYIAAIALPNIWYFFQFMGSTSAVSLALIFPGAIVLRDVHGISTRRETILAALMIILALITSSIAISSNIISLTRKL from the exons atGAGAGATCCAAAGATGAAGAAGCAAGAGAAGATAGAAGCAGATATTCACGAGTCGCTCCTCCCGGAGCTCAGGCCACCACTAGAGAGTAAGAGCACAGACACCGATGGCGGCGCTTCGGTCTCCGGCGCGGTGTTCAACGTGTCGACAAGTATTATTGGAGCCGGAATTATGTCGATTCCGGCTACTCTCAAGGTCTTAGGCGTCGTTCCGGCCTTTGCAATGATCGTGATCATCGCTATTCTCTCCGAAGTTTCAGTTGATTTCCTCCTGAAGTATACAAATGCCGGCAATTCGACGACATACGCCGGAGTCATGAGAGAGGCGTTTGGGAGAATTGGATCACTAGCGTTGCAGATTTGTGTGATGCTCACCAACATGGGTTCGTTGATCATTTTTCTCATCATAATCG GTGATGTGTTGTCGGGGAGCCAATCCGAAGGATCAATACACTTGGGTGTTTTGCAAGAATGGTTTGGTTTCCATTGGTGGAACACCCGTGCTTTTGCACTTCTCTTTACTACACTCTTTGTGTTTCTTCCTCTTGTCTTGCTGCGTCGTGTAG AGTCGCTACGATTTACTTCAGCCATATCAGTTCTTCTCGCTGTTGTATTTGTTGGAATTAGTTCGGTGATGGCTATACTTGCCCTTTGCGAAGGGAAGACACAGAGCCCAAGACTGCTACCGGATCTGGCCCACCAAGCATCTTTCTTTGAGCTTTTCACTGCTGCTCCTGTCATTGTGACGGCTTTCACCTTCCACTTCAATG TTCATCCAATTGCAGTCGAGCTTCAAAACCCTTCCAAGATGGTTTCAGCAGCTCGAATATCAATAGTACTATGCGCTACAATTTATTTGACTGTAGGGTTCTTTGGGTACCTACTGTTTGGGGACTCCACCATGCCAGACATACTTAGTAATTTTGACAGAAATTCTGATTCTCCAATAGGTTCGATACTTAACGACACGGTTCGGTTAAGTTATGCACTCCATCTCATGTTAGTTTTTCCTCTAGTGAACTTCTCTCTTAGGGCCAATATCCATGAACTACTCTTCACCAAATCACCTCAATCGACTTCAGCAGACACCACAAGATTTGTCTTCCTCACCAGTTTTCTTCTAGTTTTCATTTACATTGCAGCAATAGCCCTCCCAAatatatggtatttttttcagTTCATGGGCTCAACATCAGCTGTCAGTCTTGCACTTATTTTCCCAGGCGCCATTGTCCTAAG
- the LOC122655399 gene encoding alpha-soluble NSF attachment protein 2-like, which yields MSDAAKGEEFEKKAEKKLNGWNLFGSSKFEDAAELYEKAASSYKLAKSWDKPGAAYINVADCHLKSGSKHEAASGYVDAAKCYNKTSPKGYFALYA from the exons ATGTCGGATGCTGCAAAAGGAGAAGAATTCGAGAAGAAAGCTGAGAAGAAACTTAATGGCTGGAACCTCTTTGGTAGTTCTAAGTTCGAAGACGCCGCTGAGTTGTACGAGAAGGCTGCTTCTTCCTACAAACTCGCTAAATCAT ggGATAAACCTGGAGCTGCCTACATCAATGTAGCTGATTGTCATTTGAAG TCAGGAAGCAAGCATGAAGCTGCTTCAGGCTATGTCGATGCTGCAAAATGTTACAATAAAACCTCCCCCAAAGGTTATTTTGCTCTTTACGCATAA